The following are encoded together in the Chloroherpetonaceae bacterium genome:
- a CDS encoding Rpn family recombination-promoting nuclease/putative transposase, with product MQRQAVMMYPLCRAEVRPTGVYAELAKRYLRRIYLDEIVELAKSS from the coding sequence ATGCAGCGGCAAGCGGTGATGATGTATCCATTATGTCGAGCAGAAGTGAGACCAACAGGCGTCTATGCGGAACTAGCAAAGCGGTATCTTCGGCGCATCTACCTTGATGAGATTGTGGAGCTGGCAAAGTCATCTTAG
- a CDS encoding heparinase II/III family protein, with protein sequence MTSLIIARVLLKTLRQSCWKRFHSRLSPTSLVKRYGDFSFLAPPTISPEEIDALLAHRFMIFGHQFQLPEQINWHYDPLSDYAWNDAAPASSFNFLDSPKADVKVVWELSRFQHLPLLAAAFLQKRDQKLLDEITAQVHGWLEQNPLGFGVHWVVPMEAAIRAVNWIATLVLLGHLAPASLVKSMLKSLSEHAAFIYWNIEFGRRNGNHYLSNGMGLLWLGIFLGERKYVRKGFAIVEESMCEQVYDDGVDYEKSVSYHRFVLEMFELSRLVSEANSLRLSPSFYRKLGKMHQFLVAATKPNGTLCNVGDDDSGTVLNSRLLSNNFGLSAAPPLSADLHNAQSAIFKQGGFASLRHHNTHLFFDFGDIGMNGYGGHGHNDTLSFELFFCGEELIVDSGTFNYTLYQSERQCFRSIEAHNTIQIDGKELVLFRNLWSIAADTTKPKLVSWRNNSEQDEIIAEIVNNSVLHRRTIRFDKATHTIALQDKLIASGTHTAVSRLHFHPNLTPVVSGNIIIAGNAVIRIEGIQSIALRDSSYSKGYYQKTKNLKAELLIEFEDNWQGTIKIERR encoded by the coding sequence ATGACGTCTCTCATCATAGCCAGAGTTCTTCTTAAGACACTTCGTCAGTCGTGCTGGAAACGGTTTCATTCAAGGCTTTCTCCTACCTCGCTCGTCAAGCGATACGGCGACTTTTCTTTCCTCGCTCCGCCAACTATTTCACCAGAAGAGATTGATGCACTGCTTGCGCATCGCTTCATGATTTTTGGACACCAGTTTCAATTGCCTGAACAAATCAATTGGCACTATGACCCGCTTTCTGACTATGCGTGGAACGACGCCGCACCTGCTTCATCATTCAATTTTCTCGATTCGCCAAAAGCCGACGTGAAAGTGGTCTGGGAACTCTCGCGCTTTCAGCATTTGCCCTTGCTTGCCGCCGCATTTTTGCAAAAGCGCGATCAAAAACTGCTTGATGAAATCACTGCGCAAGTTCATGGTTGGCTTGAACAAAATCCGTTAGGCTTTGGCGTGCACTGGGTCGTGCCAATGGAAGCGGCGATTCGCGCAGTCAATTGGATTGCAACGCTTGTCCTGCTTGGTCATCTTGCACCTGCATCGCTCGTCAAGTCAATGCTCAAAAGCCTCTCAGAACACGCAGCGTTTATCTATTGGAACATTGAGTTTGGGCGACGAAATGGCAATCACTACCTCTCCAATGGCATGGGACTGCTTTGGCTCGGCATTTTTCTTGGCGAGAGAAAATATGTGCGAAAAGGCTTTGCCATTGTCGAGGAATCTATGTGCGAGCAAGTCTATGATGACGGCGTGGATTACGAAAAGTCTGTATCGTATCACCGCTTCGTGCTTGAAATGTTTGAACTCTCCCGACTTGTCTCAGAAGCAAATAGTCTAAGGCTTTCGCCTAGCTTTTACCGCAAACTTGGCAAAATGCATCAGTTTCTGGTCGCCGCAACCAAACCCAATGGCACACTCTGCAATGTCGGTGACGATGACAGTGGCACAGTGCTCAATAGCAGACTGCTGAGCAATAATTTCGGGCTAAGCGCTGCGCCGCCGCTGTCAGCTGACCTCCACAATGCACAATCAGCAATCTTTAAGCAAGGTGGTTTTGCATCGCTGCGCCATCACAATACACACCTCTTTTTCGATTTTGGCGACATCGGGATGAACGGTTATGGTGGACACGGACACAACGACACGCTCTCTTTTGAACTATTCTTCTGTGGCGAAGAGCTTATTGTAGATTCTGGTACTTTCAACTACACCTTATATCAATCAGAACGCCAATGCTTCCGTAGCATTGAAGCCCATAACACTATCCAAATCGACGGCAAAGAACTTGTGCTATTCCGCAATCTTTGGTCAATTGCCGCAGATACGACAAAACCCAAGTTAGTTTCGTGGCGAAACAACAGCGAGCAAGATGAAATCATTGCGGAAATTGTGAACAACTCTGTCTTACATCGCCGCACTATTCGGTTCGATAAAGCAACGCACACAATTGCGCTCCAAGATAAACTCATAGCCAGTGGGACGCATACAGCTGTCTCACGCCTCCATTTTCATCCCAATCTTACACCAGTAGTTAGTGGGAATATCATTATCGCTGGTAATGCAGTGATTCGGATTGAGGGCATACAAAGCATCGCGCTTAGAGATAGCAGTTACTCAAAGGGCTACTACCAGAAAACGAAAAATTTGAAGGCGGAACTTTTGATTGAGTTTGAAGACAACTGGCAAGGCACGATAAAAATTGAACGACGATGA
- a CDS encoding class I SAM-dependent methyltransferase translates to MLYLSREQISALVERLGQPEASILLKKFFDSYRRTLSSRDVAALYDDAYINAINNHELYLEEPGKFRLNIYHRNAFEYISKKLFHDARILDIGCGSGDFAIALATRNVKEVVGIDFSRPSIEKAIQKSAALSLPCKFICADVATLSGEDVYDFVLLNDVSEHLSDAELIPLLKKIRHLLSPRGELLIHTPNGLAICNDTDTNLLQMLFKLYLRIVKKWRGTIRTPEQIYYDQVHINVKSFRQLKSLLFECGFKAKVYYDDEAGKHGLLKMLSSNMLVVAKPRYVK, encoded by the coding sequence ATGCTTTATCTATCTCGTGAGCAAATTTCGGCTCTCGTTGAGCGTCTTGGTCAGCCAGAAGCGTCTATCTTGCTCAAAAAATTTTTCGATTCTTACCGTCGCACGCTCTCGTCGCGTGATGTTGCCGCGCTCTATGACGATGCATACATCAACGCAATCAATAATCATGAACTCTATCTGGAAGAACCTGGGAAGTTTCGCCTAAACATCTATCACAGAAACGCCTTTGAATACATCTCAAAGAAATTATTTCACGATGCACGCATACTAGACATTGGTTGCGGAAGCGGCGACTTTGCAATTGCGCTAGCAACGAGAAACGTAAAAGAAGTAGTGGGAATAGATTTTTCCAGACCGTCTATAGAGAAAGCCATTCAAAAGTCGGCTGCCCTATCCTTGCCTTGTAAGTTTATATGCGCCGACGTCGCAACTCTGAGCGGCGAAGACGTCTACGATTTTGTCTTACTCAACGATGTATCGGAACATCTCTCAGACGCAGAATTAATTCCTTTGTTAAAGAAAATTCGCCATCTGCTTTCGCCACGCGGCGAATTGCTTATTCACACCCCAAACGGATTGGCGATTTGCAACGACACGGACACCAATCTCTTGCAAATGCTCTTCAAGCTCTACTTGCGAATAGTGAAAAAATGGCGCGGCACGATACGCACCCCAGAGCAGATTTACTATGACCAAGTTCATATCAATGTCAAAAGTTTTCGGCAGCTAAAGTCTCTGCTTTTTGAGTGTGGTTTCAAAGCAAAAGTTTACTATGATGACGAGGCGGGAAAACATGGGCTGTTAAAAATGCTTTCGTCTAATATGCTTGTCGTGGCTAAACCAAGGTATGTGAAATGA
- a CDS encoding class I SAM-dependent methyltransferase, whose amino-acid sequence MKLDPRKVEANIPCTICGERESHPFMDLNFKQFGYPGIFRLRQCKSCGLIFNSPRLRKEEFPKLYKKNYYFFNELASHEISRIKSQYLRSVALLNIDARQRKLIEIGSAKGYQLALLKALGWDVQGVELSNFAANFASKTFNVPVFRGTAELYARECTVKYDVAVAFDVIEHVLDPAQFVAAVAQLVKVGGILIIDTPNGNAKHIEVHRELWSGFIPFHIYFFNAENLTRLLRDHGFTVVKSFTYNNALVGYQERKKMLEPSLKERFYEAVGLRQQLANIKHIWLSRAETKEWLNEQIQKAAEEVRFLPTYFETSDAKLPLAKRQEGENLVIIAQKH is encoded by the coding sequence ATGAAATTAGATCCGCGAAAAGTTGAAGCGAACATCCCGTGCACTATTTGCGGGGAGCGTGAAAGCCACCCGTTTATGGACTTGAATTTCAAGCAATTCGGTTATCCGGGCATTTTTCGCTTGCGGCAATGCAAGTCATGCGGTTTGATTTTTAACTCACCACGCTTGCGCAAAGAAGAATTCCCGAAGTTATACAAAAAGAACTACTACTTTTTTAATGAACTTGCGTCACACGAGATAAGCCGCATTAAATCTCAGTATTTGAGAAGCGTAGCGTTGCTAAACATAGACGCAAGGCAGAGAAAACTGATTGAAATTGGGTCGGCAAAAGGGTATCAACTGGCTCTGCTCAAAGCGTTAGGTTGGGACGTTCAAGGCGTGGAGCTATCAAACTTTGCAGCGAACTTCGCAAGCAAAACATTCAATGTGCCCGTATTCCGCGGCACTGCAGAGCTATATGCAAGAGAATGCACAGTTAAATACGACGTGGCAGTTGCTTTCGATGTAATTGAGCATGTGCTTGACCCCGCACAGTTTGTTGCAGCGGTTGCGCAACTTGTCAAAGTGGGCGGAATTTTGATTATAGATACGCCAAACGGGAACGCCAAACACATTGAAGTTCATCGAGAGCTTTGGAGCGGATTTATCCCGTTTCACATTTATTTCTTCAATGCGGAGAATTTAACGCGCCTGTTAAGAGACCACGGCTTCACCGTCGTGAAATCTTTCACTTACAATAATGCGCTAGTTGGATACCAAGAGAGAAAAAAAATGTTAGAGCCTTCTTTGAAAGAAAGATTCTATGAAGCGGTAGGATTGCGACAGCAGCTAGCTAACATAAAGCATATATGGTTGTCCCGAGCAGAGACCAAAGAGTGGTTGAACGAACAAATTCAGAAGGCAGCAGAAGAAGTGCGATTCTTGCCGACATACTTCGAGACAAGCGACGCAAAACTACCGCTTGCGAAACGCCAAGAAGGAGAAAACTTGGTCATCATTGCTCAGAAGCATTAA
- a CDS encoding glycosyltransferase family 9 protein has protein sequence MKQTQLKAAKLLRAVMLIWAFAMKWLPKRSVDNPKRILVMAFGGVGDAIMMIPTLAILREKRPNAHIALLVSTASGAPTIFQAFPELYDELIAISPTPASWKEAFTQNLKLMRKQFDCALISYISSYSLSTLLPALRSTPKHLLAIVDRHPLRKIYERLFEHRVLLFWESEMRSEILIHQEILRGIEPTYAPRAVEWRWNLVLPAEAQRLAIHWLSQNELWEALQNRPKPFSVLHMSASSAQDYKKLPLSKLAKVVEWLSAQGVSVVVVGTPTESSSLNELQALVNIPLRGCFHLDLLTVAALIRHAAIVLSSDSGIGHLAILVDTPTVRIFGPSFYWGFRKWKEGPFADIFPQIECAPCLRLGILNEKGLSALNCGHRNCLNQLSEHLVIEAVQSALSEKYSALSQKQNRI, from the coding sequence ATGAAGCAAACGCAGTTGAAAGCGGCGAAACTTCTCAGAGCGGTTATGCTCATCTGGGCATTTGCGATGAAGTGGCTGCCAAAGCGCAGCGTAGACAATCCAAAACGGATTTTGGTTATGGCATTTGGCGGCGTTGGCGATGCGATTATGATGATTCCCACGCTGGCGATTCTTCGAGAAAAACGTCCGAATGCGCATATCGCTCTGCTTGTCTCGACTGCTTCTGGCGCACCGACCATTTTTCAAGCGTTTCCAGAACTTTATGACGAACTGATTGCAATTTCGCCGACGCCTGCTTCATGGAAAGAAGCATTTACGCAAAATCTCAAGTTGATGAGAAAACAGTTCGACTGCGCGCTCATTTCCTACATTTCATCGTATAGCCTCTCAACGCTCTTGCCCGCGCTGCGCTCAACGCCAAAGCATTTGCTTGCAATCGTTGACCGTCACCCGCTTCGAAAGATCTATGAACGCTTGTTCGAGCATCGCGTTTTACTTTTTTGGGAAAGCGAGATGCGCTCGGAGATTTTGATTCATCAAGAAATCTTACGTGGCATTGAACCAACTTACGCGCCGCGCGCGGTGGAATGGCGGTGGAACCTCGTGCTCCCCGCCGAAGCGCAGCGACTTGCTATTCACTGGCTGAGTCAGAATGAACTGTGGGAAGCGTTGCAAAATCGTCCTAAACCGTTTTCAGTCCTGCACATGAGCGCATCGAGCGCGCAAGACTACAAGAAACTTCCTCTCTCCAAATTGGCGAAGGTAGTCGAGTGGTTGAGTGCGCAAGGAGTCAGCGTCGTCGTGGTTGGCACGCCAACCGAATCAAGTAGTCTTAATGAACTGCAAGCATTGGTCAATATTCCTCTAAGGGGTTGCTTTCATCTTGATTTGTTGACCGTTGCCGCCCTAATTAGACACGCAGCGATAGTGCTCAGTAGCGACAGCGGTATAGGGCATTTGGCGATTTTAGTGGACACGCCCACAGTACGCATTTTTGGTCCTTCGTTCTACTGGGGATTCCGAAAATGGAAGGAAGGTCCGTTTGCTGATATTTTCCCTCAGATTGAATGCGCGCCTTGTCTGCGATTAGGCATATTGAACGAGAAAGGGCTAAGCGCGCTGAACTGCGGACATCGCAATTGCCTGAATCAACTCAGCGAGCATTTGGTAATAGAGGCTGTGCAAAGCGCGCTATCTGAAAAATATTCCGCATTGTCTCAAAAGCAAAATAGGATTTGA
- a CDS encoding polysaccharide biosynthesis C-terminal domain-containing protein translates to MGIVARQSAHAVATNLFNKFVIGLLIDVLISRVLGTSGKGEYALFVTTITGLTALFSFGIPFANAVVGARGDVSHPKLIQLSLYAALIATAVSVAMFLIGRGSGWLTFVLPKTLSDDYLFLAAQTLPFVFLNGFLLGLLIGKGEIIFHNYVLLGSQACGLMVISVAALAGWLTSAVAIASYLLTFICALIAIVWKCQNDFRQTFNEALRLSDIKRVAQISTFVYLGAIMQFLNYRLDTYFVEFYLGSSELGIYVTAVRIAETLWILSASMSNAIVATAAAGNPKAREASFKLALLSLLIGAAAAAGLFIAGKVIIIALFSEKFALAAEPLFLLLPGAVILGVANVLGPYLASIGRPDVNLYNAFLAMLATIALDIWLIPKLGVNGAAIASSIAYALFAALTLIAFSVITKLDLRQTGTLAIELKNDVRASIEKTRQRFGI, encoded by the coding sequence ATGGGAATCGTTGCGCGGCAGTCCGCCCACGCGGTAGCGACAAACTTGTTCAACAAGTTCGTCATTGGTCTGCTCATTGACGTGCTTATCTCGCGCGTTCTTGGCACAAGCGGCAAAGGCGAATATGCGCTATTCGTTACGACCATAACGGGACTGACGGCGCTGTTCAGTTTCGGCATCCCTTTCGCAAACGCGGTGGTCGGAGCGCGCGGCGACGTCTCGCATCCAAAACTCATTCAACTGTCGCTCTATGCGGCGCTGATAGCGACGGCGGTATCCGTAGCGATGTTCCTAATCGGGCGCGGCAGCGGTTGGCTTACGTTTGTATTGCCAAAAACGCTCTCCGACGACTATCTCTTTCTGGCGGCACAGACGTTGCCATTTGTCTTTCTGAACGGATTTTTGCTGGGACTGCTCATTGGCAAAGGTGAAATTATTTTTCATAACTATGTCTTGCTAGGCAGTCAGGCGTGCGGGCTTATGGTGATTTCAGTTGCGGCGTTAGCGGGGTGGCTGACAAGCGCCGTTGCGATAGCCTCATATCTTTTGACCTTCATCTGCGCGCTCATAGCGATCGTTTGGAAGTGTCAAAACGACTTTCGGCAGACGTTTAATGAAGCGCTTCGCCTTTCTGACATCAAGCGCGTTGCGCAAATCTCGACATTCGTTTATCTCGGCGCGATTATGCAGTTTCTCAACTATCGCCTCGATACCTACTTCGTGGAATTTTACTTGGGAAGCAGCGAGTTAGGCATTTACGTAACGGCGGTGCGCATCGCAGAGACTTTGTGGATACTCTCAGCGTCTATGTCTAACGCAATCGTGGCGACGGCGGCGGCAGGCAATCCCAAAGCGCGAGAGGCGTCGTTCAAACTCGCGTTGCTATCTTTGCTGATTGGCGCGGCGGCGGCAGCGGGGCTTTTCATCGCAGGCAAAGTCATTATCATCGCGCTGTTTTCCGAAAAATTTGCTCTGGCAGCCGAACCGCTTTTTTTGCTTTTGCCCGGCGCCGTCATTCTCGGCGTCGCCAACGTGTTAGGGCCGTATTTGGCAAGCATCGGCCGCCCTGACGTCAATCTCTACAACGCTTTCTTGGCGATGCTGGCAACGATTGCGCTGGACATATGGCTCATTCCAAAGTTAGGCGTCAATGGCGCTGCGATCGCTTCAAGCATCGCCTACGCGCTTTTTGCCGCGCTTACGCTCATCGCGTTTTCTGTTATCACGAAGCTTGATCTTAGACAAACGGGTACGCTTGCCATTGAACTCAAAAATGACGTGCGCGCAAGCATTGAAAAAACGCGACAACGTTTCGGCATCTGA
- a CDS encoding glycosyltransferase family 4 protein — protein MKLLFLRTDFTGAQQVGGSFSHVKGFVGGLCELGVEVVTAAASPVDARCKFYPIEYNPFYSNLPEIASIAHNQTLKRELPKILDREKPDVIYQRHSEFVYATSQIAAAHRIPLFLEVNGIETWVKKNWGLLIFGGLLARSEAVQFEAAKAIFVVSEALRAELLRQFDVPAEKVYVNPNGVDVSEFSDAIDACAFFKSLPQDLQARWRGKFLCGFVGTFGEWHGVEVLAKAVKPTIEKNPNAHFVLIGDGKLRKTVEEILDEDGMHEYVTMLGLVPHHLVPKYLSLCDVLLSPHVQNADGTMFFGSPTKLFEYMGMGKAIIAAGVGQIADVIHHERNGLIMKHRDHVDLAEKILYLAERPDLRQRLGQAARKDAVEKFSWKENARRVVATCETLLNR, from the coding sequence ATGAAGCTCTTGTTCCTTCGTACAGATTTTACGGGAGCACAGCAAGTTGGTGGTTCGTTTTCGCATGTGAAGGGCTTTGTTGGCGGACTGTGCGAACTTGGCGTGGAGGTTGTCACGGCGGCGGCATCGCCCGTTGATGCGCGTTGCAAATTCTACCCGATTGAATACAACCCTTTCTATTCAAATCTGCCCGAAATCGCTTCAATTGCGCACAATCAAACTTTGAAGCGAGAACTCCCGAAGATTCTCGACCGCGAAAAGCCTGATGTGATTTATCAGCGCCATAGCGAGTTTGTTTATGCAACCTCACAGATTGCAGCAGCGCATCGGATTCCCCTGTTTTTGGAAGTCAACGGTATTGAGACTTGGGTGAAAAAAAATTGGGGACTTTTGATTTTTGGCGGGCTTTTGGCACGAAGCGAAGCGGTTCAGTTTGAAGCGGCCAAAGCGATTTTCGTGGTGTCGGAAGCGCTCCGAGCGGAATTGCTGCGTCAGTTTGACGTGCCAGCCGAGAAGGTTTATGTGAATCCAAACGGCGTTGATGTCAGCGAGTTTTCCGATGCGATTGACGCTTGCGCATTTTTCAAGTCTTTGCCGCAAGACTTGCAGGCGAGGTGGCGCGGAAAGTTTCTTTGTGGGTTTGTTGGCACGTTTGGCGAGTGGCACGGCGTTGAAGTCTTGGCAAAAGCAGTTAAGCCAACGATTGAAAAAAATCCGAATGCGCATTTCGTTTTAATTGGCGACGGAAAGTTGAGAAAGACAGTGGAAGAAATTTTAGATGAAGATGGCATGCATGAATATGTTACGATGCTTGGGCTTGTGCCGCATCATCTCGTGCCGAAGTATCTTTCGCTCTGTGACGTGCTGCTCTCGCCGCATGTTCAGAATGCGGATGGCACGATGTTTTTCGGGTCACCGACAAAACTATTTGAGTATATGGGAATGGGCAAAGCGATCATTGCGGCAGGCGTTGGTCAAATCGCCGACGTGATCCATCACGAGAGAAACGGGCTCATTATGAAACACCGCGACCATGTCGACCTTGCCGAAAAAATTCTCTACCTCGCCGAACGCCCGGACTTGCGCCAGCGCTTGGGGCAAGCCGCGCGAAAAGACGCCGTCGAGAAATTCTCATGGAAAGAAAACGCGCGGCGCGTCGTAGCGACCTGCGAAACCTTGTTGAATCGGTAA
- a CDS encoding class I SAM-dependent methyltransferase: MNHLVATSPTEAIKSGVHDYWNAHPCGTQFTASERGSKAFFDEVERYRYATQPFMETLCKFKAFKGKTLLEVGCGLGTDLLQFARNGAIVTGIDLTEESIALSRKRFELYGVEGQFLVADAENLPFADHSFDVVYSFGVLHHTPNTQQAIDEIYRVLKPDGEIVIMLYHKHSLHVWLGVPLYFLYGLTKGKFWGYEEWVRIYDGQHNPLGKAYSRKELRQMFSKFRDVQFQACDVIRRRFPKWLNALNQTLFASWAGFYMMIYGRK, encoded by the coding sequence ATGAATCATCTTGTTGCGACATCGCCTACTGAGGCGATCAAATCAGGCGTCCACGACTACTGGAATGCACATCCATGTGGCACGCAATTCACAGCATCGGAGCGTGGCAGCAAAGCCTTCTTTGATGAAGTTGAGCGCTATCGCTATGCCACACAGCCCTTTATGGAGACGCTCTGCAAGTTTAAAGCCTTCAAGGGCAAGACACTTTTGGAAGTGGGCTGTGGGCTGGGCACGGATCTTTTGCAATTTGCTCGAAATGGTGCGATTGTAACAGGCATAGACCTTACCGAAGAGAGCATTGCGCTCTCACGGAAACGCTTTGAGCTTTACGGTGTAGAGGGTCAGTTTCTGGTCGCTGATGCAGAGAATTTGCCGTTTGCCGACCACTCATTTGATGTGGTCTATTCGTTTGGGGTTTTGCATCACACGCCCAACACGCAACAAGCGATTGATGAAATTTATCGTGTTCTGAAGCCTGATGGCGAGATTGTCATTATGCTCTACCACAAGCATTCGCTTCATGTTTGGCTTGGCGTGCCACTTTACTTTCTTTATGGTTTAACCAAAGGGAAGTTCTGGGGCTATGAAGAGTGGGTGCGCATCTATGACGGCCAGCATAATCCATTAGGGAAGGCTTATTCTCGTAAAGAGTTACGGCAGATGTTCTCGAAGTTTAGAGATGTGCAGTTTCAAGCCTGCGATGTAATTCGGCGGCGTTTTCCCAAGTGGCTCAATGCACTCAATCAAACCCTTTTTGCCAGCTGGGCAGGATTTTATATGATGATTTATGGAAGGAAGTGA
- the rlmB gene encoding 23S rRNA (guanosine(2251)-2'-O)-methyltransferase RlmB has protein sequence MPDQETFQGTAQEQTAPEVIYGRNAVAELLKAHPDRIAKIYFQINAHDKRLLEILITAKRNRISIGKASNQKLSDLARSNKHQGVVAIASDIRFLEVEDVLSVPRHKPFFLLILDSIEDPQNLGAIIRTAEAAGVDLIILPRDRSAPINSTVHKISAGAVSHAPIARVTNLAQTIRLLKDRGIWVVGTDADAPRLYTDFDYTMNVALVIGSEGKGMRRLVHESCDEVVRVPMFGKTDSLNASVAAGILLYEVVRQRQAHLPMTKADAER, from the coding sequence ATGCCAGATCAAGAAACCTTTCAAGGCACTGCACAAGAGCAGACTGCGCCAGAGGTTATCTACGGGCGTAACGCCGTTGCCGAGCTACTGAAAGCTCACCCTGACCGCATTGCCAAAATTTACTTTCAAATCAATGCGCACGACAAGCGCCTACTGGAAATTCTCATCACGGCAAAGCGCAACCGTATCTCCATCGGCAAAGCCAGCAACCAGAAGCTCTCAGACCTTGCGCGTAGCAATAAGCATCAAGGTGTAGTGGCCATTGCCAGCGACATTCGCTTCTTAGAAGTAGAGGATGTCCTCAGTGTGCCTCGTCACAAGCCCTTTTTCCTGCTGATCCTTGATAGTATTGAAGACCCACAAAACTTGGGCGCCATCATTCGCACTGCAGAAGCTGCTGGCGTTGATCTTATCATTCTGCCACGCGATCGCTCTGCGCCAATTAACTCTACGGTTCACAAAATATCTGCTGGCGCGGTTTCCCATGCACCGATTGCCCGTGTTACCAATCTTGCACAAACGATTCGCTTGCTCAAAGACAGGGGCATTTGGGTTGTCGGCACCGATGCAGATGCGCCGAGACTTTACACTGATTTTGACTACACAATGAATGTTGCGCTGGTCATTGGCTCAGAGGGCAAAGGTATGCGACGTTTGGTGCACGAGAGCTGTGATGAAGTGGTACGTGTGCCAATGTTTGGCAAAACGGATTCGCTCAACGCAAGTGTTGCTGCTGGCATCTTGCTCTACGAGGTGGTGCGTCAGCGTCAAGCTCATCTGCCAATGACAAAAGCTGATGCCGAGCGATGA
- a CDS encoding class II glutamine amidotransferase has protein sequence MCRFAVYCGKPITLKKLIFDPPHNFVEQARQPREMIITPINVDGYGLAWYNLDVHPEPAVITSEKPFWHDINIARIADKIISPTIFVHVRAASPGLLVHQANSHPFQWKNQIFMHNGIISDFKRAMMRAIRQQISDPFYSHLIGTTDSEHIFHLYLSIRDAQPSLTMAEAMLETIARLNALAEKHGSDLILNMALTDGRTTVITRYTTIEKSATLYYSQSSPMFPDAIVVASEPLDYRDSSWQPFPLNMMMVINEHREFSFVAIPNPFLKDGHLPTARPVTLRLSTPTEN, from the coding sequence ATGTGCAGATTTGCGGTGTATTGCGGTAAGCCGATTACGCTCAAAAAACTTATTTTTGACCCACCGCATAACTTTGTCGAGCAAGCGCGTCAGCCGCGCGAGATGATCATTACGCCTATCAATGTGGACGGCTATGGGCTTGCGTGGTATAACCTCGATGTGCATCCTGAGCCAGCCGTCATTACCTCCGAAAAGCCATTCTGGCATGACATCAACATTGCACGCATTGCTGACAAAATCATCTCACCCACGATTTTTGTGCATGTGCGTGCCGCTTCGCCTGGGCTTTTGGTGCATCAGGCCAACTCGCACCCCTTTCAGTGGAAGAATCAAATCTTTATGCACAACGGCATTATCAGTGACTTCAAGCGTGCAATGATGCGCGCCATTCGCCAGCAAATCTCAGACCCGTTTTATTCGCACCTTATTGGCACAACGGATTCTGAGCACATCTTCCACCTCTACCTTTCTATTCGTGATGCCCAGCCTTCTCTTACGATGGCTGAAGCGATGCTGGAAACCATTGCGCGGCTCAATGCGCTGGCTGAAAAGCACGGCTCTGACCTCATTCTCAATATGGCGCTCACCGATGGCAGAACCACCGTCATTACGCGATACACCACCATTGAGAAATCCGCTACGCTCTACTACTCGCAGAGCAGTCCAATGTTCCCTGATGCCATCGTCGTCGCTTCTGAACCACTGGATTACCGTGACAGTTCTTGGCAACCCTTCCCACTTAATATGATGATGGTTATCAACGAGCACCGAGAGTTTAGCTTTGTTGCAATTCCCAATCCATTTCTCAAAGATGGGCACTTGCCTACAGCGCGCCCTGTTACGCTGCGACTCTCAACGCCAACCGAGAACTGA